From Coffea arabica cultivar ET-39 chromosome 10e, Coffea Arabica ET-39 HiFi, whole genome shotgun sequence, one genomic window encodes:
- the LOC113711124 gene encoding uncharacterized protein isoform X4 translates to MLEVQSLKKALVPKSLIPNPSPGNLQSTRLALHVKEDASPPSCWVYVASGCRIYKVLVRMGGSFVYQGKESLLIPQETLVLDSAVLNCCPHRSEIQSIVLAETESSGSFILGSVDSYGHLIVSKLDGSGDDVNNFSFSVSPRDFGAGESGWAGLCFNPSQWSMAAVARSFCKSIDIYDQDIHLRTLRTRLWYPSSLIFMNNFYGGSEGSVLAVAEGSQLTVWDLRIKENSGCVHRICGSVGDMVYAVCSSPAGTIAAGGADRTVTVYDPRRWCALSRWLNCSKYEITGLAFSSLSSDYIYVQGVDYEV, encoded by the exons ATGTTGGAAGTACAGAGTCTAAAGAAAGCTTTGGTCCCAAAATCCCTTATCCCTAATCCATCTCCTGGAAACCTTCAATCTACTCGTCTAGCCCTCCAT GTGAAGGAGGATGCTTCTCCTCCTTCTTGTTGGGTCTACGTCGCCTCTGGTTGCCGCATTTACAAAGTTCTT GTACGGATGGGAGGTTCGTTTGTTTATCAAGGAAAGGAGAGCCTTTTAATCCCTCAAGAAACTCTG GTTTTAGACTCTGCAGTACTTAATTGCTGCCCCCACCGGTCAGAAATCCAGAGTATAGTACTTGCTGAAACTGAAA GCAGTGGTAGCTTCATATTGGGAAGTGTGGATTCTTATGGTCATCTTATCGTTTCTAAGTTGGATGGGAGTGGTGAtg ATGTCAACAACTTCAGTTTCTCAGTATCTCCCCGCGATTTTGGTGCTGGAGAAAGTGGTTGGGCTGGCCTATGTTTTAACCCTAGTCAATGGTCAATG GCAGCTGTTGCTCGCAGCTTCTGCAAAAGTATTGATATCTATGACCAAGATATTCATCTTCGCACTCTGCGTAC CAGATTATGGTATCCATCTTCATTGATCTTCATGAATAATTTCTATGGAGGAAGTGAAGGTTCTGTATTAGCCGTTGCAGAAGGTTCCCAG CTTACCGTATGGGACTTGAGGATAAAAGAAAATAGTGGTTGTGTGCATAGAATATGTGGATCTGTTGGTGATATGGTATATGCAGTTTGTAGTTCCCCTGCTGGTACTATTGCAGCTGGTGGAGCTGATCGTACTGTTACTGTCTATGATCCCCGCAG ATGGTGTGCACTATCAAGGTGGCTTAATTGTTCAAAATATGAG ATAACTGGGCTAGCCTTCTCCTCTCTTAGTTCTGATTACATTTATGTGCAAGGAGTTGATTATGAG GTTTAA
- the LOC113711124 gene encoding uncharacterized protein isoform X1 translates to MLEVQSLKKALVPKSLIPNPSPGNLQSTRLALHVKEDASPPSCWVYVASGCRIYKVLVRMGGSFVYQGKESLLIPQETLVLDSAVLNCCPHRSEIQSIVLAETESSGSFILGSVDSYGHLIVSKLDGSGDDVNNFSFSVSPRDFGAGESGWAGLCFNPSQWSMAAVARSFCKSIDIYDQDIHLRTLRTRLWYPSSLIFMNNFYGGSEGSVLAVAEGSQLTVWDLRIKENSGCVHRICGSVGDMVYAVCSSPAGTIAAGGADRTVTVYDPRRWCALSRWLNCSKYEITGLAFSSLSSDYIYVQGVDYEILCGNWYESEKAFSFRGDSNWLGFSKCPSRDIVGGWCDSGNVFVADIGLEKRY, encoded by the exons ATGTTGGAAGTACAGAGTCTAAAGAAAGCTTTGGTCCCAAAATCCCTTATCCCTAATCCATCTCCTGGAAACCTTCAATCTACTCGTCTAGCCCTCCAT GTGAAGGAGGATGCTTCTCCTCCTTCTTGTTGGGTCTACGTCGCCTCTGGTTGCCGCATTTACAAAGTTCTT GTACGGATGGGAGGTTCGTTTGTTTATCAAGGAAAGGAGAGCCTTTTAATCCCTCAAGAAACTCTG GTTTTAGACTCTGCAGTACTTAATTGCTGCCCCCACCGGTCAGAAATCCAGAGTATAGTACTTGCTGAAACTGAAA GCAGTGGTAGCTTCATATTGGGAAGTGTGGATTCTTATGGTCATCTTATCGTTTCTAAGTTGGATGGGAGTGGTGAtg ATGTCAACAACTTCAGTTTCTCAGTATCTCCCCGCGATTTTGGTGCTGGAGAAAGTGGTTGGGCTGGCCTATGTTTTAACCCTAGTCAATGGTCAATG GCAGCTGTTGCTCGCAGCTTCTGCAAAAGTATTGATATCTATGACCAAGATATTCATCTTCGCACTCTGCGTAC CAGATTATGGTATCCATCTTCATTGATCTTCATGAATAATTTCTATGGAGGAAGTGAAGGTTCTGTATTAGCCGTTGCAGAAGGTTCCCAG CTTACCGTATGGGACTTGAGGATAAAAGAAAATAGTGGTTGTGTGCATAGAATATGTGGATCTGTTGGTGATATGGTATATGCAGTTTGTAGTTCCCCTGCTGGTACTATTGCAGCTGGTGGAGCTGATCGTACTGTTACTGTCTATGATCCCCGCAG ATGGTGTGCACTATCAAGGTGGCTTAATTGTTCAAAATATGAG ATAACTGGGCTAGCCTTCTCCTCTCTTAGTTCTGATTACATTTATGTGCAAGGAGTTGATTATGAG ATTCTTTGTGGAAATTGGTATGAAAGTGAGAAGGCCTTTTCATTTAGAGGAGATTCAAACTGGCTAGGATTTAGTAAG TGTCCTAGCAGGGATATTGTTGGGGGATGGTGTGATTCAGGTAATGTTTTTGTTGCTGACATTGGGCTTGAAAAAAGGTATTAA
- the LOC113711124 gene encoding uncharacterized protein isoform X2, which produces MLEVQSLKKALVPKSLIPNPSPGNLQSTRLALHVKEDASPPSCWVYVASGCRIYKVLVRMGGSFVYQGKESLLIPQETLVLDSAVLNCCPHRSEIQSIVLAETESSGSFILGSVDSYGHLIVSKLDGSGDDVNNFSFSVSPRDFGAGESGWAGLCFNPSQWSMAAVARSFCKSIDIYDQDIHLRTLRTLWYPSSLIFMNNFYGGSEGSVLAVAEGSQLTVWDLRIKENSGCVHRICGSVGDMVYAVCSSPAGTIAAGGADRTVTVYDPRRWCALSRWLNCSKYEITGLAFSSLSSDYIYVQGVDYEILCGNWYESEKAFSFRGDSNWLGFSKCPSRDIVGGWCDSGNVFVADIGLEKRY; this is translated from the exons ATGTTGGAAGTACAGAGTCTAAAGAAAGCTTTGGTCCCAAAATCCCTTATCCCTAATCCATCTCCTGGAAACCTTCAATCTACTCGTCTAGCCCTCCAT GTGAAGGAGGATGCTTCTCCTCCTTCTTGTTGGGTCTACGTCGCCTCTGGTTGCCGCATTTACAAAGTTCTT GTACGGATGGGAGGTTCGTTTGTTTATCAAGGAAAGGAGAGCCTTTTAATCCCTCAAGAAACTCTG GTTTTAGACTCTGCAGTACTTAATTGCTGCCCCCACCGGTCAGAAATCCAGAGTATAGTACTTGCTGAAACTGAAA GCAGTGGTAGCTTCATATTGGGAAGTGTGGATTCTTATGGTCATCTTATCGTTTCTAAGTTGGATGGGAGTGGTGAtg ATGTCAACAACTTCAGTTTCTCAGTATCTCCCCGCGATTTTGGTGCTGGAGAAAGTGGTTGGGCTGGCCTATGTTTTAACCCTAGTCAATGGTCAATG GCAGCTGTTGCTCGCAGCTTCTGCAAAAGTATTGATATCTATGACCAAGATATTCATCTTCGCACTCTGCGTAC ATTATGGTATCCATCTTCATTGATCTTCATGAATAATTTCTATGGAGGAAGTGAAGGTTCTGTATTAGCCGTTGCAGAAGGTTCCCAG CTTACCGTATGGGACTTGAGGATAAAAGAAAATAGTGGTTGTGTGCATAGAATATGTGGATCTGTTGGTGATATGGTATATGCAGTTTGTAGTTCCCCTGCTGGTACTATTGCAGCTGGTGGAGCTGATCGTACTGTTACTGTCTATGATCCCCGCAG ATGGTGTGCACTATCAAGGTGGCTTAATTGTTCAAAATATGAG ATAACTGGGCTAGCCTTCTCCTCTCTTAGTTCTGATTACATTTATGTGCAAGGAGTTGATTATGAG ATTCTTTGTGGAAATTGGTATGAAAGTGAGAAGGCCTTTTCATTTAGAGGAGATTCAAACTGGCTAGGATTTAGTAAG TGTCCTAGCAGGGATATTGTTGGGGGATGGTGTGATTCAGGTAATGTTTTTGTTGCTGACATTGGGCTTGAAAAAAGGTATTAA
- the LOC113711124 gene encoding uncharacterized protein isoform X3, which translates to MLEVQSLKKALVPKSLIPNPSPGNLQSTRLALHVKEDASPPSCWVYVASGCRIYKVLVRMGGSFVYQGKESLLIPQETLVLDSAVLNCCPHRSEIQSIVLAETESSGSFILGSVDSYGHLIVSKLDGSGDDVNNFSFSVSPRDFGAGESGWAGLCFNPSQWSMAAVARSFCKSIDIYDQDIHLRTLRTRLWYPSSLIFMNNFYGGSEGSVLAVAEGSQLTVWDLRIKENSGCVHRICGSVGDMVYAVCSSPAGTIAAGGADRTVTVYDPRRWCALSRWLNCSKYEITGLAFSSLSSDYIYVQGVDYEVLLLKL; encoded by the exons ATGTTGGAAGTACAGAGTCTAAAGAAAGCTTTGGTCCCAAAATCCCTTATCCCTAATCCATCTCCTGGAAACCTTCAATCTACTCGTCTAGCCCTCCAT GTGAAGGAGGATGCTTCTCCTCCTTCTTGTTGGGTCTACGTCGCCTCTGGTTGCCGCATTTACAAAGTTCTT GTACGGATGGGAGGTTCGTTTGTTTATCAAGGAAAGGAGAGCCTTTTAATCCCTCAAGAAACTCTG GTTTTAGACTCTGCAGTACTTAATTGCTGCCCCCACCGGTCAGAAATCCAGAGTATAGTACTTGCTGAAACTGAAA GCAGTGGTAGCTTCATATTGGGAAGTGTGGATTCTTATGGTCATCTTATCGTTTCTAAGTTGGATGGGAGTGGTGAtg ATGTCAACAACTTCAGTTTCTCAGTATCTCCCCGCGATTTTGGTGCTGGAGAAAGTGGTTGGGCTGGCCTATGTTTTAACCCTAGTCAATGGTCAATG GCAGCTGTTGCTCGCAGCTTCTGCAAAAGTATTGATATCTATGACCAAGATATTCATCTTCGCACTCTGCGTAC CAGATTATGGTATCCATCTTCATTGATCTTCATGAATAATTTCTATGGAGGAAGTGAAGGTTCTGTATTAGCCGTTGCAGAAGGTTCCCAG CTTACCGTATGGGACTTGAGGATAAAAGAAAATAGTGGTTGTGTGCATAGAATATGTGGATCTGTTGGTGATATGGTATATGCAGTTTGTAGTTCCCCTGCTGGTACTATTGCAGCTGGTGGAGCTGATCGTACTGTTACTGTCTATGATCCCCGCAG ATGGTGTGCACTATCAAGGTGGCTTAATTGTTCAAAATATGAG ATAACTGGGCTAGCCTTCTCCTCTCTTAGTTCTGATTACATTTATGTGCAAGGAGTTGATTATGAGGTGCTGCTTCTTAAACTTTGA